One Paraburkholderia kururiensis DNA window includes the following coding sequences:
- a CDS encoding autoinducer 2 ABC transporter substrate-binding protein, which produces MKRTRLAAALTAAALATGVIAAAHAANETIVTVVKVTGINWFNRMDDGVKQFAKENPGVTAYQTGPGRADAAQQLKIIEDLIAKKVSAIAVVPYDPPTLEPALKKAMDRGIKVVTHEADNEKNTMVDIEAFDNTAYGAALNERLAACMHNEGKWAVLVGSLGSRSQVQWADGGIGNAKAKYPKMDLVEPKLETNNDGEHAYEVAKEVLRKHPDLKGFQGSSSLDVIGIGRAVEEAGLQGKICVYGTGLPTEAGKFLESGAINGIAFWDPKLAGLAMNKVAKMLIDGKTVENGADLGIPGYTKVTVSKGPGKGIIVRGQGWVSVDKTNYKQYPF; this is translated from the coding sequence ATGAAACGCACTCGACTCGCCGCCGCGCTGACGGCAGCCGCGCTCGCCACGGGCGTGATCGCCGCGGCCCACGCCGCGAACGAAACCATCGTCACGGTCGTGAAGGTGACGGGCATCAACTGGTTCAATCGCATGGACGACGGCGTGAAGCAGTTCGCGAAAGAGAACCCCGGCGTCACCGCCTACCAGACCGGCCCGGGTCGCGCCGATGCGGCCCAGCAGCTCAAGATCATCGAAGACCTGATCGCGAAGAAGGTGAGCGCGATCGCTGTGGTGCCGTACGACCCGCCTACGCTCGAACCCGCGCTCAAGAAGGCGATGGACCGCGGCATCAAGGTCGTCACGCATGAGGCGGACAACGAGAAGAACACGATGGTGGACATCGAAGCGTTCGACAACACCGCGTATGGCGCCGCGCTCAACGAGCGGCTCGCGGCCTGCATGCACAACGAAGGCAAGTGGGCCGTGCTCGTCGGGTCGCTCGGCAGCCGCTCGCAGGTGCAGTGGGCGGACGGCGGCATCGGCAACGCGAAGGCGAAGTATCCGAAGATGGATCTCGTGGAGCCGAAGCTCGAAACCAACAACGACGGCGAGCACGCCTACGAGGTCGCGAAGGAAGTGCTGCGCAAGCATCCGGACCTGAAGGGCTTCCAGGGTTCGTCGTCGCTCGACGTGATCGGCATTGGCCGCGCCGTCGAAGAAGCGGGGCTGCAAGGCAAGATCTGCGTCTACGGTACGGGCCTGCCCACGGAGGCCGGCAAGTTCCTCGAAAGCGGCGCCATCAACGGCATCGCCTTCTGGGACCCGAAGCTCGCCGGGCTCGCCATGAACAAGGTCGCGAAGATGCTGATCGACGGCAAGACGGTGGAGAACGGTGCGGACCTCGGCATTCCGGGCTACACGAAGGTGACGGTCTCGAAGGGGCCGGGCAAGGGCATCATCGTGCGCGGCCAGGGTTGGGTCAGTGTGGACAAGACGAACTACAAGCAATACCCGTTCTGA
- a CDS encoding sugar ABC transporter ATP-binding protein produces MNAPTSSPHFLEVAGIHKRFTGVHALRGVSLAFRRGEIYHLLGENGCGKSTLIKIISGAQPPDEGELIVEGVRHARLTALQALAAGIETVYQDLSLLPNMSVAENVALTSELADHDGRLARTFDRRALARTAARALEAVGLPGDAAFQATLVEQLPLATRQLVAIARAIASEAKFVIMDEPTTSLTQKEVDNLIGVLGQLRAHGVTVLFVSHKLDECYAIGGEVIVLRDGQKMAQGPITQYTKAQLSELMTGRHLTSERYREGEVGSDRVLDVKGLTRAGQFADVSFSLRAGEILGVTGLLDSGRNELARALAGVAPAQSGQIVLDGKSITVRTPSDAKQHRIGYVPEDRLNEGLFLDKPIRDNVITAMISSLRDRFGQIDRARADALARQTVDDLQIATPGIDKPVQSLSGGNQQRVLIGRWLAIDPRVLILHGPTVGVDVGSKDIIYRIMQRLAQSGIGIILISDDLPELLQNCDRILLMKKGRVANEYRADQLTEADLYHALLSEAA; encoded by the coding sequence ATGAATGCGCCCACGTCTTCGCCGCACTTTCTCGAGGTGGCCGGCATTCACAAGCGGTTCACCGGCGTGCATGCGCTGCGCGGTGTGAGCCTCGCCTTCCGGCGCGGCGAGATCTATCACCTGCTCGGCGAAAACGGGTGCGGCAAGAGCACCCTGATCAAGATCATTTCCGGCGCGCAGCCGCCCGACGAGGGCGAGCTGATCGTCGAGGGCGTTCGGCACGCGCGACTCACCGCGTTGCAGGCGCTTGCGGCGGGCATCGAAACGGTCTATCAGGATCTCTCGCTCCTGCCCAACATGAGCGTGGCGGAGAACGTGGCGCTCACGTCCGAGCTTGCCGATCACGACGGCAGGCTCGCCCGTACGTTCGACCGCCGCGCGCTCGCGCGCACGGCGGCGCGTGCGCTCGAAGCGGTGGGGCTGCCCGGCGACGCCGCGTTCCAGGCGACGCTCGTCGAGCAGCTGCCGCTTGCCACGCGGCAACTCGTGGCGATTGCGCGCGCCATTGCGAGCGAGGCGAAGTTCGTCATCATGGACGAGCCCACCACCTCGCTCACGCAAAAGGAAGTGGATAACCTGATCGGCGTGCTCGGCCAGTTGCGCGCGCACGGCGTGACGGTGCTGTTCGTGAGCCACAAGCTCGACGAGTGCTATGCGATCGGCGGCGAAGTGATCGTGCTGCGCGACGGTCAGAAGATGGCGCAAGGGCCCATTACGCAGTACACGAAAGCGCAGTTGAGCGAACTGATGACGGGCCGCCACCTCACGAGCGAACGCTATCGCGAAGGCGAGGTGGGCAGCGACCGCGTGCTCGACGTGAAAGGGCTTACGCGCGCGGGCCAGTTCGCAGACGTTTCGTTCTCGCTGCGTGCGGGCGAGATCCTTGGCGTGACGGGGCTGCTCGACTCGGGCCGCAACGAACTCGCGCGGGCATTGGCCGGCGTGGCGCCGGCACAGTCCGGGCAGATCGTGCTGGACGGCAAGTCCATTACGGTGCGCACGCCGTCGGATGCGAAGCAACACCGCATCGGCTACGTGCCCGAAGACCGCCTGAACGAAGGGCTTTTTCTCGACAAGCCGATTCGCGACAACGTGATCACCGCGATGATCTCGAGCCTGCGCGACCGCTTCGGGCAGATCGACCGCGCGCGGGCCGATGCGCTCGCGCGGCAGACCGTGGACGACCTGCAGATCGCGACGCCCGGCATCGACAAACCCGTGCAGTCGCTTTCGGGCGGCAACCAGCAGCGCGTGCTGATCGGCCGGTGGCTCGCCATCGACCCGCGCGTGCTGATCCTGCACGGCCCCACGGTGGGCGTGGACGTGGGCTCGAAGGACATCATCTATCGCATCATGCAGCGGCTCGCGCAGAGCGGCATCGGCATCATCCTGATCAGCGACGACCTGCCGGAGCTGCTGCAGAACTGCGACCGCATCCTGCTCATGAAGAAAGGGCGCGTCGCGAACGAGTACCGTGCCGACCAGCTGACGGAAGCGGACCTGTATCACGCGCTGTTGTCGGAGGCCGCCTGA
- a CDS encoding ABC transporter permease, whose amino-acid sequence MTPPAADDVQPAVKHGWRVVLARQPEWFTAALIVVMCGVVGAINPRFFQFATLFDLLHSATTISLFALGTLVVLASGGIDVSFTAIAALTMYSITKAVFAWWPDAPFVLILVCGAVGGVLLGLVNGLLVHRLKAPSLIVTIGTQYLYRGLLLTFVGTTFFMNIPHSMDHFGRIPLVFYRTADGLRAVLPVSVLALVMAAALTWWLLNRTMMGRAVYAMGGSLAIAERLGYNLRAVHLFVFGYTGMLAGIAGILHVSNNRLANPFDLVGSELDVIAAVILGGARITGGTGSVMGTLLGVVLVTLINSVLILVGVPSTWQKVIIGAFILLAGVLFAWRRGN is encoded by the coding sequence ATGACCCCACCCGCCGCCGATGACGTCCAGCCCGCCGTGAAGCACGGTTGGCGCGTGGTGCTCGCGCGCCAGCCCGAATGGTTCACGGCGGCGTTGATCGTCGTGATGTGCGGCGTGGTGGGCGCAATCAATCCGCGCTTCTTCCAGTTCGCTACGCTCTTCGACCTGCTGCACTCGGCCACCACGATATCGCTCTTCGCGCTGGGCACGCTCGTGGTACTGGCCTCGGGCGGCATCGACGTGTCGTTCACGGCGATCGCGGCGCTCACCATGTACTCCATCACGAAGGCCGTGTTCGCCTGGTGGCCCGACGCGCCGTTCGTGCTGATTCTCGTGTGCGGCGCCGTGGGCGGCGTGCTGCTCGGGCTCGTGAACGGGCTGCTCGTGCATCGGTTGAAGGCGCCGTCGCTGATCGTCACCATCGGCACGCAGTACCTGTACCGCGGGCTGCTGCTCACGTTCGTGGGCACCACGTTCTTCATGAACATCCCGCACAGCATGGACCACTTCGGACGTATTCCGCTCGTGTTCTATCGCACGGCGGACGGCCTGCGCGCGGTGCTGCCGGTCTCGGTGCTCGCGCTCGTGATGGCCGCGGCGCTCACATGGTGGCTGCTGAACCGCACGATGATGGGCCGCGCCGTCTATGCGATGGGCGGCAGTCTCGCGATTGCGGAGCGCCTCGGCTACAACCTGCGCGCGGTGCATCTGTTCGTGTTCGGCTACACGGGCATGCTGGCCGGTATCGCGGGCATCCTGCACGTGTCGAACAACCGGCTCGCCAATCCGTTCGATCTGGTGGGTTCGGAACTCGACGTGATCGCCGCCGTGATCCTGGGCGGGGCGAGAATCACGGGCGGCACGGGCAGCGTGATGGGCACGCTGCTGGGCGTGGTGCTGGTGACGCTGATCAACAGCGTGCTGATTCTGGTGGGCGTGCCGAGCACGTGGCAGAAAGTGATCATCGGCGCGTTCATTCTGCTGGCCGGCGTGCTGTTCGCGTGGCGGCGGGGGAACTGA
- a CDS encoding DeoR/GlpR family DNA-binding transcription regulator: MLKDERLRVLSQALAKQNVMRLRDAAALLEVSEMTVRRDVAANPERFTYLGGYIVSATDVPNTPGYSLDAEKDHFAQAKAEASAHAAKLMASNETVFVDCGTTLTTLARLIPADLQVTVVCYSLNIAEILRRKPNVRMILLGGVYVPSSDSFAGDESLEMLRRMGINKAFISAGGVDEARGVTCWNFHEVAIKQAAMASAVERHLVVDSSKFGMVKAVRFSQLVEFDSVITEKGQQPVKR, from the coding sequence ATGCTCAAGGACGAACGCCTGCGCGTACTCAGCCAGGCGCTGGCGAAACAGAACGTGATGCGGCTGCGCGACGCGGCCGCGCTGCTCGAAGTGTCCGAGATGACCGTGCGGCGCGACGTGGCCGCCAACCCCGAGCGCTTCACGTATCTGGGCGGCTATATCGTGAGCGCCACCGACGTGCCCAACACGCCCGGCTACTCCCTCGACGCCGAGAAAGACCATTTCGCGCAGGCGAAAGCCGAAGCCTCGGCGCATGCGGCGAAGCTCATGGCGAGCAACGAAACCGTATTCGTGGATTGCGGCACCACCCTCACCACGCTCGCGCGCCTCATTCCCGCGGACCTCCAGGTCACGGTGGTCTGCTACTCGCTCAACATCGCCGAGATTTTGCGGCGCAAGCCGAACGTGCGCATGATCCTGCTGGGCGGCGTGTACGTGCCGTCGTCGGACTCGTTCGCGGGCGACGAAAGTCTCGAGATGCTGCGCCGCATGGGCATCAACAAGGCGTTTATTTCAGCGGGCGGCGTGGACGAGGCGCGCGGCGTGACCTGCTGGAATTTCCACGAAGTGGCCATCAAGCAGGCTGCGATGGCGAGCGCCGTGGAACGTCACCTCGTGGTGGATTCGAGCAAGTTCGGCATGGTCAAAGCCGTGCGCTTCTCGCAGCTGGTCGAGTTCGATTCGGTGATTACCGAGAAAGGGCAACAGCCGGTCAAGCGGTAG
- a CDS encoding DoxX family protein, producing MTRPLDSLVIFIARVALSVLFLWSGAMKLLGYAGFVGYLHAKGVPFVQVGAPIAVAVEVLGGLALVLGVRIRALGLVMAVYTIVTAIFGHDFWNVTDAALQRDMVIHFWKNVAIAGGFLLLFVTGAGRISVDGARAPRLGLSG from the coding sequence ATGACGCGACCCCTCGACTCCCTGGTGATTTTCATCGCCCGCGTGGCGCTCTCCGTTCTGTTCTTGTGGAGCGGCGCGATGAAGCTTCTGGGGTACGCGGGTTTCGTCGGCTATCTGCACGCGAAGGGCGTGCCGTTCGTGCAGGTAGGCGCGCCGATTGCTGTGGCAGTGGAAGTGCTCGGTGGACTTGCGCTCGTGCTGGGCGTGAGGATTCGCGCACTCGGCCTCGTGATGGCGGTCTACACGATCGTCACCGCGATATTCGGGCACGACTTCTGGAACGTCACCGACGCCGCGTTGCAACGCGACATGGTGATCCACTTCTGGAAGAACGTGGCGATTGCGGGAGGCTTTCTGCTGCTGTTCGTGACAGGCGCGGGGCGCATCAGCGTGGATGGAGCGCGCGCGCCGCGTTTGGGCCTGTCGGGATAA
- a CDS encoding MFS transporter produces MNTTPHPRAPRPPFTPTLARIVATVSVGFVVTQLDVTIVNIALARLGTDLHADVAGLQWVVDAYTLVFAVLMLSAGVLGDRFGARRLYAAGIAIFALASLACGLATNAATLVAARALQGAGAAAMLPNSLALLNHACGHERTLRARAVGLWTAAGSISIAAGPVVGGMLIAAFDWRSIFLVNLPICAAGLVATFAWLPKPLPAPLSRPLSAPLPKQPTARQMLASNPAAATVARGVDLRGQLLAVVALTAFTGAVIEWRPLGFAHPAVAGGFVLAVVAALAFVRVEARAAAPMLPIALFRNRTFSAAVLFGVCVNLTYYGTVFVLGLYLQRVRGDTALQAGLAFLPLTGGFLLSNIASGWVVAHYGSRVPMILGAMIASLGYGLLHFVDGATPLAAVLVPFLLIPSGMGLAVPAMTTAVLASVEPARAGTASAVLNTARQAGGAAGVAAFGALAGGSEAAHIVSGLHVETAVSVVLLMIGAALACVVHPRPEASHGVEPCTGGAASHSELSNS; encoded by the coding sequence ATGAACACGACACCTCATCCCCGCGCGCCCCGCCCTCCATTCACGCCCACGCTCGCGCGCATTGTCGCGACCGTGAGCGTCGGCTTCGTCGTCACGCAGCTCGACGTGACCATCGTGAACATCGCGCTCGCGCGGCTCGGCACCGATTTGCACGCCGACGTCGCCGGTCTGCAATGGGTGGTCGACGCCTACACGCTCGTCTTCGCCGTGCTGATGCTCTCGGCCGGCGTGCTGGGCGACCGCTTCGGCGCGCGGCGCCTGTACGCCGCGGGCATTGCGATCTTCGCGCTTGCCTCGCTCGCCTGCGGGCTCGCCACCAACGCCGCGACGCTCGTGGCGGCGCGGGCGCTGCAAGGCGCCGGCGCGGCGGCCATGCTGCCCAACTCGCTGGCGCTCCTCAACCACGCGTGCGGCCACGAGCGCACACTGCGCGCACGCGCCGTCGGGCTGTGGACGGCGGCGGGCTCCATCTCGATTGCGGCAGGCCCGGTGGTGGGCGGCATGCTGATCGCCGCCTTCGACTGGCGCAGCATCTTCCTCGTCAATCTGCCGATTTGCGCGGCGGGGCTGGTCGCGACGTTCGCCTGGCTGCCTAAGCCGTTGCCCGCGCCGTTATCCAGGCCGTTATCCGCGCCGTTACCCAAGCAGCCGACAGCCCGTCAGATGCTTGCATCGAACCCCGCGGCGGCCACTGTTGCCCGTGGGGTCGATCTGCGCGGCCAGTTGCTCGCCGTCGTCGCATTGACGGCGTTCACGGGCGCCGTCATCGAGTGGCGCCCGCTGGGCTTCGCGCATCCCGCCGTGGCGGGCGGTTTCGTGCTGGCGGTGGTGGCCGCGCTCGCGTTCGTCCGCGTGGAGGCACGCGCCGCGGCGCCCATGCTGCCGATCGCGCTGTTTCGCAACCGCACCTTCAGCGCGGCCGTGCTGTTCGGCGTGTGCGTCAACCTCACCTACTACGGCACGGTGTTCGTGCTGGGCCTGTATCTGCAGCGCGTACGCGGCGACACGGCCTTGCAGGCCGGCCTCGCGTTTCTGCCGCTGACCGGAGGCTTCCTGCTCTCGAACATCGCGAGCGGCTGGGTAGTGGCGCATTACGGCTCGCGTGTGCCGATGATTCTCGGCGCGATGATCGCGTCGCTCGGCTACGGTCTGCTGCATTTCGTGGACGGCGCCACGCCGCTCGCCGCGGTGCTCGTGCCGTTCCTGCTGATTCCGTCCGGCATGGGCCTCGCCGTACCCGCCATGACCACCGCGGTGCTCGCGTCCGTGGAGCCCGCGCGCGCCGGCACCGCCTCTGCGGTGCTCAACACGGCGCGCCAGGCGGGCGGTGCGGCGGGCGTTGCCGCGTTCGGCGCGCTTGCAGGCGGTTCTGAGGCCGCCCACATCGTGAGCGGACTGCACGTGGAAACGGCGGTCTCGGTTGTGCTGCTGATGATCGGCGCGGCACTGGCCTGCGTCGTGCATCCGCGACCCGAGGCGAGCCACGGCGTGGAACCGTGCACGGGCGGCGCGGCAAGCCACAGCGAGCTGAGCAACTCCTGA
- a CDS encoding MFS transporter, which produces MQATDLGVATPAPARALTRADYKTLGLAALGGALEFYDFIIFVFFAPAIGQLFFPPAIPDWLRQLQTFGIFAAGYLARPLGGIVMAHFGDLLGRKRMFTLSVLLMSLPTLMMGLLPTYATIGVLAPVLLLLFRVLQGAAVGGEVPGAWVFVSEHVPSRHIGYACGTLTSGLTAGILLGSLVAAAVNRHFVPAEISAYAWRLPFLLGGVFGLFSVWLRRWLHETPVFAEMKARKTLAAEIPLKAVLRDHGRAVIVSMLLTWMLSAAIVVVILMTPTLLQKQFHVDAATSLFANSVATLCLTAGCIVSGAMAGRIGARPTLIVGGLALAALYYAMFHQIGTDPSMLVPLYAVTGFFVGTIGAVPFVMVKAFPPVVRFSGISFSYNVAYAVFGGLTPIVVSLLMKSEPMAPAFYVAALCVVGAVTALFIKDAHTAR; this is translated from the coding sequence ATGCAAGCAACCGACCTGGGCGTCGCCACGCCCGCCCCTGCCCGCGCACTCACGCGCGCCGACTACAAGACGCTCGGCCTCGCCGCTCTGGGCGGCGCGCTCGAGTTCTACGACTTCATCATCTTCGTGTTCTTCGCGCCCGCCATCGGGCAGTTGTTCTTTCCGCCCGCCATTCCCGACTGGCTGCGCCAGTTGCAGACCTTCGGCATCTTCGCGGCCGGTTATCTGGCGCGGCCGCTGGGCGGCATCGTCATGGCGCACTTCGGCGACCTGCTGGGCCGCAAGCGCATGTTCACGCTCTCCGTGCTGTTGATGTCCCTGCCCACGCTCATGATGGGCCTGCTGCCCACCTACGCCACGATCGGCGTATTGGCGCCCGTGCTGCTGCTCCTCTTTCGCGTGCTGCAAGGCGCGGCCGTGGGCGGCGAGGTGCCGGGCGCGTGGGTGTTCGTCTCGGAGCACGTGCCGTCGCGGCACATCGGCTATGCGTGCGGCACGCTCACGTCGGGCCTGACGGCGGGCATTCTGCTGGGCTCGCTTGTCGCGGCCGCGGTGAACCGCCATTTCGTGCCGGCCGAAATCTCGGCCTACGCATGGCGCCTGCCGTTTCTGCTGGGCGGTGTGTTCGGCCTCTTTTCGGTGTGGCTGCGCCGCTGGCTGCACGAAACGCCGGTGTTCGCGGAGATGAAAGCCCGCAAGACGCTCGCCGCCGAAATCCCGCTGAAGGCCGTGCTGCGCGACCACGGGCGGGCTGTGATCGTCTCGATGCTGCTCACGTGGATGCTGTCGGCCGCCATCGTCGTCGTGATCCTGATGACGCCCACGCTGCTCCAGAAGCAGTTTCACGTGGATGCCGCGACGTCGCTGTTCGCCAACAGCGTCGCCACGCTGTGCCTGACGGCGGGCTGCATCGTGAGCGGCGCGATGGCGGGCCGCATCGGCGCGCGCCCGACGCTGATCGTGGGCGGCCTCGCGCTCGCGGCGCTGTACTACGCGATGTTCCATCAGATCGGCACCGACCCGTCGATGCTCGTGCCGCTCTACGCGGTGACGGGCTTCTTCGTCGGCACGATCGGCGCGGTGCCGTTCGTGATGGTGAAGGCCTTCCCGCCGGTGGTGCGCTTCTCGGGCATCTCGTTTTCGTACAACGTCGCCTACGCGGTGTTCGGCGGACTCACGCCCATCGTGGTGTCGCTGCTGATGAAGTCGGAGCCGATGGCGCCAGCCTTCTATGTGGCCGCGCTCTGCGTGGTGGGCGCCGTCACGGCGCTCTTCATCAAGGACGCGCACACCGCGCGTTGA
- a CDS encoding dihydrodipicolinate synthase family protein: MAHIWQGVMPAVTTKFNADFSIDRAWTKKNIEAQIDAGVDGIIVCGSLGEASTLSLDEKLEVLDIAVDASHGRVPVLLTIAENSTLDGCRQAEAGAKRGAAGYMVLPGLRYLSDRRETLHHFRMVADASPLPLMVYNNPLAYGVDMTPEMFAEIADEAKIVAIKESCGDVRRVTDLINVVGDRYAILCGVDNLAMEAILMGAHGWVAGLVCAFPHETVAIYRLIRAGRLEEARTLYRWFAPLLALDVSAKLVQNIKLAEAIVGLGTEPVRPPRLPLAGAEREAVETLIRRAIETRPPLPQI; encoded by the coding sequence GTGGCACATATCTGGCAAGGCGTCATGCCCGCAGTCACCACCAAGTTCAACGCGGATTTCAGCATAGACCGCGCCTGGACGAAGAAGAACATCGAGGCGCAAATCGATGCAGGCGTGGACGGCATCATCGTGTGCGGGTCGCTGGGCGAAGCGTCCACGCTCTCGCTCGACGAGAAGCTCGAAGTGCTCGACATCGCCGTGGATGCCTCGCATGGCCGCGTGCCGGTGCTGCTCACCATCGCGGAAAACAGCACGCTGGACGGCTGCCGCCAGGCCGAAGCGGGCGCGAAGCGCGGCGCCGCGGGCTACATGGTGCTGCCGGGCCTGCGCTATCTCTCGGACCGGCGCGAAACGCTCCACCACTTCCGCATGGTCGCGGACGCGAGCCCGCTGCCGCTCATGGTCTACAACAACCCGCTTGCCTACGGCGTGGACATGACGCCGGAAATGTTCGCCGAGATCGCGGACGAAGCGAAGATCGTCGCCATCAAGGAATCGTGCGGCGACGTGCGACGCGTCACGGATCTCATCAACGTGGTGGGCGACCGTTACGCGATTCTGTGCGGCGTCGACAACCTCGCCATGGAAGCGATACTGATGGGCGCCCACGGCTGGGTGGCGGGTCTGGTGTGCGCATTTCCGCACGAGACGGTGGCAATCTACCGGCTGATCCGCGCGGGGCGTCTCGAGGAGGCGCGCACGCTGTACCGCTGGTTCGCGCCGCTGCTCGCACTCGACGTGTCGGCCAAGCTCGTGCAGAACATCAAGCTCGCGGAAGCCATCGTGGGCCTCGGCACCGAGCCCGTGCGGCCGCCGCGCCTGCCGCTCGCGGGCGCGGAGCGTGAGGCCGTGGAGACGCTGATCCGCCGCGCCATCGAAACGCGTCCGCCGTTGCCGCAGATCTGA
- a CDS encoding 4-hydroxyproline epimerase, with product MKTLDIIDSHTGGEPTRLVVSGGPDVVSSGPGPLAQRLDTFRTQFDHWRAGIVNEPRGSDVVVGALLCEPHDPQCSAGVIFFNNVGYLGMCGHGTIGLVVSLAHMGRIGPGRHRIETPVGVVDATLNENGSVSVRNVPAYRYRRDVAVDVPGYGRFTGDIGWGGNWFFLVAHPGRTLEARHIAELTAFSSAMRDALDAQQITGADGAFIDHIELFGPGSRAGIDSRSFVLCPGNAYDRSPCGTGTSAKVACLAADGKLAPGAVWRQESIIGSVFEASWVPGEPNGEGTPTVVPTITGEAWVTAESRLRFDERDPFVWGIRTA from the coding sequence ATGAAAACGCTCGACATCATCGATTCCCATACCGGAGGCGAGCCCACGCGGCTCGTCGTGTCCGGCGGTCCCGACGTGGTTTCCTCAGGACCAGGCCCGCTCGCCCAGCGGCTCGACACCTTTCGCACGCAGTTCGACCACTGGCGCGCCGGCATCGTCAACGAGCCGCGCGGCTCGGACGTCGTGGTGGGGGCGCTGCTGTGCGAGCCGCACGACCCGCAATGCTCGGCCGGCGTGATCTTCTTCAACAACGTGGGCTATCTCGGCATGTGCGGACACGGCACGATCGGGCTCGTCGTGTCGCTCGCGCACATGGGGCGCATCGGGCCGGGGCGGCATCGCATCGAAACGCCGGTCGGCGTGGTGGACGCAACGTTGAACGAGAACGGCAGCGTGTCGGTGCGCAACGTGCCGGCGTATCGCTACCGGCGCGACGTCGCGGTGGACGTGCCTGGCTACGGCCGCTTCACGGGCGACATCGGCTGGGGCGGTAACTGGTTCTTTCTCGTCGCGCACCCCGGGCGCACGCTGGAAGCGCGGCATATCGCCGAACTCACGGCGTTTTCGTCAGCCATGCGCGACGCGCTCGACGCCCAGCAGATCACGGGCGCGGATGGCGCGTTCATCGACCACATCGAACTGTTCGGGCCGGGCTCGCGCGCGGGCATCGACAGCCGCAGCTTCGTGCTGTGTCCCGGCAACGCGTACGACCGCTCGCCGTGCGGCACGGGCACGAGCGCGAAAGTGGCGTGCCTCGCCGCGGACGGCAAGCTCGCGCCGGGCGCCGTGTGGCGGCAGGAGAGCATCATCGGCAGCGTGTTCGAAGCGAGCTGGGTGCCGGGCGAGCCCAACGGCGAGGGCACGCCCACGGTCGTACCGACCATCACGGGCGAGGCGTGGGTGACGGCGGAGTCGCGTCTGCGCTTCGACGAGCGCGACCCGTTCGTGTGGGGCATTCGCACGGCATGA
- a CDS encoding NAD(P)/FAD-dependent oxidoreductase produces MTRDHVADVIVVGAGIVGAACAAALAARGLHVAVLEANGVGGGATAAGMGHIVVMNDSPAELALSRYSRELWLEFAPRLRERDAFSRCGTLWVASDDEELDAARAMQTAFAAQNVAAQLLDANALYACEPALAPGMAGGLRVGHDSIVYAPAAAEWLLRHSPAAANIRLHTGAEVIALEPSRVVLRTGETLGAAHVVVANGLAAQRLVPWLPLQPKKGHLLITDRYPGVVRHQLLELGYIKSAHHAQGTSVAFNVQPRPTGQLLIGSSRQFDTTDPAVDMPVLAQMLKRASRYLPSLPGLNAIRAWTGFRAASPDGLPLIGPAGRDLRGVWLAVGHEGLGVTTSLATANLLAAQILDEPPPIAAHPYLPARFAQGVEHA; encoded by the coding sequence ATGACGAGGGACCACGTAGCCGATGTGATCGTGGTGGGCGCGGGCATTGTCGGCGCCGCGTGTGCCGCCGCGCTGGCGGCGCGCGGCCTGCACGTGGCCGTACTCGAAGCGAATGGCGTGGGCGGCGGCGCGACGGCGGCGGGCATGGGCCATATCGTCGTGATGAACGACTCGCCCGCGGAGCTGGCGCTGTCCCGCTATTCGCGCGAACTGTGGCTCGAATTCGCGCCCCGGTTGCGCGAGCGCGATGCGTTCTCCCGCTGCGGCACGCTCTGGGTCGCAAGCGACGACGAAGAACTCGACGCGGCCCGCGCCATGCAGACGGCGTTCGCGGCACAGAACGTGGCGGCGCAACTGCTGGACGCAAACGCGCTGTACGCCTGCGAGCCGGCGCTCGCGCCAGGCATGGCGGGCGGGCTGCGTGTTGGGCACGACAGCATCGTCTATGCGCCTGCGGCGGCCGAGTGGCTGCTGCGACATTCGCCGGCAGCCGCGAACATCCGTTTGCATACGGGCGCCGAGGTGATCGCTCTGGAGCCGTCGCGCGTAGTGTTGCGCACGGGAGAGACGTTGGGCGCGGCGCACGTGGTCGTCGCGAATGGCCTCGCCGCGCAACGTCTCGTGCCCTGGCTGCCGCTGCAGCCGAAGAAGGGCCACCTGCTCATCACCGACCGCTACCCCGGCGTGGTCCGACATCAGCTGCTCGAACTGGGCTACATCAAGAGCGCGCATCACGCGCAGGGCACGTCCGTGGCGTTCAACGTGCAGCCGCGGCCGACAGGGCAACTGTTGATCGGCTCGTCGCGCCAGTTCGATACCACGGACCCCGCCGTCGATATGCCCGTGCTCGCGCAGATGCTCAAGCGCGCGTCGCGTTATCTGCCGTCGCTGCCGGGCTTGAACGCGATTCGCGCATGGACGGGCTTTCGCGCCGCCTCGCCCGACGGCTTGCCGCTGATCGGCCCGGCCGGGCGCGACCTGCGCGGCGTGTGGCTTGCGGTGGGCCACGAGGGACTGGGCGTGACCACGTCGCTCGCTACGGCAAACCTGCTGGCGGCCCAGATACTCGACGAGCCGCCACCCATTGCCGCCCACCCGTACCTGCCCGCGCGTTTTGCGCAAGGAGTCGAGCATGCGTGA